One genomic region from Magallana gigas chromosome 3, xbMagGiga1.1, whole genome shotgun sequence encodes:
- the LOC105338124 gene encoding density-regulated protein homolog has product MAEVQERNFFEIEGPKPDVNYPIKVRYCGECTMPLEYCEYYPNYEKCKQWLEKNLPDEFSKLMCDKPEDEGDGDTDKKRQKRGGKGQIKTKKKSEPKGIRLGTAKRGKKKHITVVIGLGTYDIDLKEASKVFSSKFSCGSSVTGDDEIVIQGDVSDDLFDFLPEKWPQIDEDDIDDVGEMKK; this is encoded by the exons ATGGCAGAAGTTCAAGAAAGAAACTTTTTTGAAATAGAAGGACCAAAACCAGATGTAAATTATCCGATAAAAGTCAGATATTGTGGAG aatgtaCTATGCCTTTGGAG tATTGTGAATACTACCCAAATTATGAAAAGTGCAAGCAGTGGTTAGAGAAAAATTTACCTGATGAATTCAGCAAATTGATGTGTGACAAACCAG AGGATGAGGGAGATGGGGACACTGATAAGAAAAGACAGAAAAGAGGAGGAAAAGGACAGATAAAAACAAAGAAGAAGTCAGAGCCTAAAGGCATTAGACTGGGAACGGCAAAGAGGGGCAAAAAGAAGCATATAACAGTGGTCATAGGGCTAGGAACGTATG atATTGATCTGAAGGAAGCCAGCAAAGTGTTCTCCTCCAAATTCTCCTGTGGATCGTCAGTGACTGGAGATGATGAGATCGTGATTCAGGGGGATGTGTCAGACGATTTGTTCGATTTCTTACCAGAAAAGTGGCCTCAG ATTGATGAGGATGATATAGATGATGTGGGAGAGATGAAGAAATAG